DNA sequence from the Leptolyngbya sp. SIO1E4 genome:
CTGTTTTGGGGTCCCAAAGCTTTGTAGTTGCATCAAAACTGCCACTTGCAAGATAATCTCCACAAGGACTAAAGGCTAGCGATGAAATCCGCAATTGATGAGCTGCTAACGTTAATTCTATACGCTCAGCTTGAAGGTTCAAAATGCTAATTTTACCATCGTCTCTGCCAACAGCAAGATGTTTTCCATCAGGACTAAAACTTATGCATTGAGGTGCAGTTTCGCAAGGCCAAATTTTGAGTGTTTTACCCGTTTGAGCATGCCAAATTCGAATAGTTTTATCAACGCTGGCACTCGCAATCAGTTTATCATCAGGGCTAAAGACCGCTGCATTAACTTGTTGAGTGTGGCCACTTAACCGATGTAACGGTTCATGGGTGGTCAAGTCCCACACAACTAAATCGGCATCCACACTACCACTCACAAGGAGACTGCCATTGGGACTAGTATCCAGCGTCCAAACAGCACTAGTATGACCATTCAGCTCTCTAATAAATTGACCTGAGTTAGTATCCCAAATATTCAAGCTACCGTTACTGCCTTCACTCACCAACTGTTGGCCGTCATGAATAAACCCGATTGCCATAATCCAACTCGTTGATCCGTTGAAAGTCAGGATTGGCTTTTGGTCAGCCATGCGCCAGACAACAATGCGCCCCCCGCCATCACCGGTTACCAATAGTGACCCATCTGGGCTGTAGGCCATGCTGCAAACTGGATCGAATGGCTGATTGAATTTAGTGTGCTTAAAGGTTGCGCCGTTAAAGTTCACCTTGTGAAGGCTAATGTGCTGTAAATATGCCTGATAAATTGATAGTCCAGATAAATCCAGCTCGGTAAAGTCTATATTGAGTGCCCAGGCGAGATTAATGAGGTTGCCAGCACCATAGCCCGTAGCCTGATTTTTATGAGATTGAAGTGTTTTGAGATGATTACGAATTGCCTGTTCTGGAGTTGCCAGCGATTGTTCTAGCCGTTCGGCTATGGGCTGTAGAATCAGCCTTTCTTGACTTTCGCGGATAAAATCTTTAACGGTTGTTTTGATCAGCGGATAGGTTACGATCGCCCACGACCTACAGGATTGAGTCGCAAAGCAGTCATTCATCAACTCATCACTGACCTGCTCAATCAGACTATCGGTCATATATTCCATAATGACCGGCTGTTGAGTATAGGTATTCCCTCGACGTTGGATCAGCGATCGCCAGCATAACGACTCTAGTGCTTCCAGCAATCGTGCCATCGCACAAACGGGATAAATATCAGCCTTAAGTTCTGCCAAACTCGTCCAGTCGCGATTGATGGCCAGCCAGGTCATGACCGTTTTTTCAAGGGCACTGAGACGTTCAAATTGGTGATCTAGCAGACGCTTTGCACCGTTAAATAGAAGGACATCTGCTTCTAAAAAAAGCGCAATATCCCCAGCAAAAATATCCTGAATGGAGCTGCTCACAATTTGCAGTGATAGCGGGCTGTGATCGCAACGTTCACAAAGCTGTTCCTTCTCTGCCCGGCTTCCAACCAGTTGCTTGCTGTCGATCAGAGCTAATGCCACTTCTGGCGAACCGCTGAGCTGCAATAACCGAACGGCGGGAGTCGTATCCGTAAAGGTGGCAACCTCAGCTGGTTTTTCGCGACTGGTGAGTAACAGACAACTTTGATGATTTGCCTGCCCTGTCACTAAAAATAATTCGCCATAATTCTCATAGCCGTCACGATATTGACCGGCTTTTTCACCGCCCTTAAAAATCGTCTCCACATTGTCCAAAATGATCAAACATCGCGACTGGCGCAGCCAATGCATAAGCCGAGTCACGGAATAACTCATCTCTTGCTGGTTGGAGATGAAGGGTATCAAATCTTCTAGCAGCGTGTCTAACGGCGGTGCATTCCGCAGCGATCGCCAGATAATAAAATCAAAGTCTGTCTGCAGGTCATGAGCCACTTTTGCCGCCAGCGAGGTTTTGCCAATCCCCCCCATGCCCAGCACTGCCACTAGACGACAGTGGTCGCGCTGAATCCACTGCCGTAGCTGCGTTGCCTCTTCCGAGCGGCCATAGAAAAACCGAATATCGGGGGCACCTCCCCAGTCAATCTGGTTCGTGCTTAAGACAGGGGGTTCCACTGCGATCGCAGGTTTACTCGGTAGCCCTGGGTCTGGAGGCAACGTCTCATTGGGTAGAGGCTGCGGGGCAGGAACATCCACCAGCAGTTGCTCGTAAAACTGACGCGTTTCAGTGCTGGGGTCAATCCCCATTTCCTCCCGTAGCAGGGTCACACATTGGTGATAAACCTGCAAAGCAGCAGGGCGATCGCCTTGCTGGGCGTAGGCTTTCATCAAGCTTAAGTAGCCTACTTCACTTAGAGGTTCTCGCTGGATCAGCTGCTGGCCATACTCCACAGCGCTTCGCACATCACCCAGATGAAGGGCTAGCTGACAGAGATCGTTGAGTGCCTGAATCAGGAGCTGATGTAGGCGTTCTCGTTCGGAGACAATCCAATCGTCGTAACAGGTAACGAGCAGATCTCCTTCATAGAGGGCGATCGCCTGCTTCAAAGTGGCGATTTGAGTTTGGGGATTCGCGGTTTGCTGAGCTGCCTGAAGGGTATTTTCAAATTCAGCGACATCTAGCCAAACTGACAGTTGCGGCTGCCATTGTATTGTCGTGGAGGTAATGTGCAGAATGCGATCGGCTTCAGGTAGAACCTGTCGCAGTCGGAACAATTCTCGTCTCAGACTGGCCTTAGCCTGGGCCTCCGAGACATCGGGCCAAAACACGGTTGCCATGCGGGCGCGAGGCTGTGGCGCTTGAGCTTTAAGAATTAAGTAGGCCACCATCGATTGATAGCGCTCTGTCTGCAACCCTACAGCCGATTGTTCTGCAAACGTTAGTCGAAAGTTGCCGAGCAGGTTGATACAGAGCTGTCTGGAAGATCGCATTTCGACGTAGTTGGCCCTTCAAAGCACCCAAGCAATGAGCGGGAGGCGGGTCTATTCATCCATCAAATTTTAGCGATTTGTGTGTCTTCACGCTAACGAAAGAATATGCAGCACAGGACAAACGCATACTCACACAGCAAGAACGGTTGAGAAGGGACTCTTCTCAGAGTGAAGTAGCCACTTCACTGAACGACTTCTGCGGGAATAGACCGTACGTCCCAATCAGTTTAGAGAACCCAAATGCAAGCTTCACGCAGAAGGTTTGCTGACCGAACTGGATATTCTCATCTGATTTCGCCAGGATTTCATCATCAGGGTACAGAAATGAAGCAGAGTTAAATATCTAACATAGATAATTCGACTCCTAAGTATTTTTGCGAGTATCTAGGTGAACTCTACTTTAGATTGGGTATCAAATTAATGAAATGTTTAACGATTGCAACGGCGACTGTTTTAGGGGTCACTGCTTTAGCGGCTCCTGCTGAAGCATTCACGATCTTTAGCGATCGCTCACTGTTCGAAAGTCAGTTAGATGCCTTTATTGTGGATGACTACTCTGATCCGGGCTACAGTGCTGGCGATTTGTTAGATACCCCCACTTTCGATCGCCATTCAGACGCCAGTATGAGCAGTATTTTGGGGGAAGCTCAATATACATCGACAGGATTTCCTGACAACAATTTCATTCTTGGTCAGAGTTCAGGAGATCCATACTACTGTGCAGGCTGTAATGGTTCTTTCTTACTAGACTTTACCTCCACCTCCGTGGGCACAAGCGATGGCGTCTTTGGTGTTGGTTTTGATATTGAAGGTGTGGAAGAAGGTGTGTTGGGAACGGTTGCCTTCGTCACCTTTGGGGATGGCAGTACCGATAACTTCTTCCTACCAGAATTCGTTGATGCCTTTTGGGGTATTACCTCTGATTTGCAAATCAGCTCTATCGCCTTTGGCTTGGAGAACGGCGACACCAACACCGATAACAGTGTGCAGAGAATGGCATTAGATAACTTAACCATTGGCTCTGGTGAGACGGCTGCGGATGTTCCTGAGCCGGCGTCTACCCTGGCTTTCCTAGCCCTTGGGGCGACAGCGGCAGGGGCCGCAATGAAGAAGAAGCAAACCGCTTAGGGGTAGAAATTGCCAACCCCTTATCTCACCAGAACCGAGATATCCGGTTCTGGTGTTTCTGATTCAGAGGGGGTTCATCGTTGAGTATCCAACTCTAGCAACTGTGAGGAGGATCTCAGCAGATGAAGTTTTGTTGGCTCGACGCTAACCGTCTCAACGTAGGCTGATGTTAGGTAAGGACGGTACGCTTCATTCCCCAGCAAATAGCGGTGTCCATGGGCGATCACAAGCGTCACCGTCAGGTTAAACAACCATTGTTCTGTTTCGTTAAAGCTTTCGACGACATTCCCTCTGGGGTACACCAAATCCAGAACGGCCCGAGTCAGCTCCGTGGTATGGGAAAGGTTTTCAGCCAGGTAAAAATATTTTTCAGAGGTGGTGAGCCATTGGAAGGCCGTTAACTGTTCTAGAACAATCGGCGTGGCAATATCGTAGGCCCCTCCCATAATCACCGTTGGCACCTGAATTTGCCCCATCCCCTGTTCCCCAAACAGATTACTCAGGGGGGCAAAGGTGATCACAAGACCCACTCGCTCATCGGCCAGGCTACCGTCGGTTAATTGTTGAATCACCTGGGGTGACGCTTCTAGCTCTAACAATCGACACTGGATCAACAGCGCAATATTGACATTGTCAGGGGCAAACGCGGTCTCCGGATCAC
Encoded proteins:
- a CDS encoding NACHT domain-containing protein — encoded protein: MRSSRQLCINLLGNFRLTFAEQSAVGLQTERYQSMVAYLILKAQAPQPRARMATVFWPDVSEAQAKASLRRELFRLRQVLPEADRILHITSTTIQWQPQLSVWLDVAEFENTLQAAQQTANPQTQIATLKQAIALYEGDLLVTCYDDWIVSERERLHQLLIQALNDLCQLALHLGDVRSAVEYGQQLIQREPLSEVGYLSLMKAYAQQGDRPAALQVYHQCVTLLREEMGIDPSTETRQFYEQLLVDVPAPQPLPNETLPPDPGLPSKPAIAVEPPVLSTNQIDWGGAPDIRFFYGRSEEATQLRQWIQRDHCRLVAVLGMGGIGKTSLAAKVAHDLQTDFDFIIWRSLRNAPPLDTLLEDLIPFISNQQEMSYSVTRLMHWLRQSRCLIILDNVETIFKGGEKAGQYRDGYENYGELFLVTGQANHQSCLLLTSREKPAEVATFTDTTPAVRLLQLSGSPEVALALIDSKQLVGSRAEKEQLCERCDHSPLSLQIVSSSIQDIFAGDIALFLEADVLLFNGAKRLLDHQFERLSALEKTVMTWLAINRDWTSLAELKADIYPVCAMARLLEALESLCWRSLIQRRGNTYTQQPVIMEYMTDSLIEQVSDELMNDCFATQSCRSWAIVTYPLIKTTVKDFIRESQERLILQPIAERLEQSLATPEQAIRNHLKTLQSHKNQATGYGAGNLINLAWALNIDFTELDLSGLSIYQAYLQHISLHKVNFNGATFKHTKFNQPFDPVCSMAYSPDGSLLVTGDGGGRIVVWRMADQKPILTFNGSTSWIMAIGFIHDGQQLVSEGSNGSLNIWDTNSGQFIRELNGHTSAVWTLDTSPNGSLLVSGSVDADLVVWDLTTHEPLHRLSGHTQQVNAAVFSPDDKLIASASVDKTIRIWHAQTGKTLKIWPCETAPQCISFSPDGKHLAVGRDDGKISILNLQAERIELTLAAHQLRISSLAFSPCGDYLASGSFDATTKLWDPKTGKLLRIATVYTSSIWNLAFSPDSKYLAVSSSEPSIRLWEMPKKQLFKAFQGYSSWVNTVQFHPHQPILLSGSGDYKLRLWNVATGNIIKILEGQKDWILSVAVSPCGQKIASGSKDRSIHIWNIETGQLLRKFLGHQSSIWSVEFSPDGRQLLSSSFDQTVRFWDVETGQAKNIVPTSQGRIFSARFSPDGEQFASAGMDGTFKLWDVETAKIIRTWKSQQGSNWALAFSPDGKQIVTGGESLAIKLWHAETGELLQTLEGHTAGIWAVELSPDGNILASGSDDQTIKLWDVKTGQLLQTLDLHQSRINTLAFTPDSQILASGSSDETIRLWDLSSGDCLMTLRAPRPYEGMNITDVQGLTEAQIASLKALGAIAY
- a CDS encoding PEP-CTERM sorting domain-containing protein (PEP-CTERM proteins occur, often in large numbers, in the proteomes of bacteria that also encode an exosortase, a predicted intramembrane cysteine proteinase. The presence of a PEP-CTERM domain at a protein's C-terminus predicts cleavage within the sorting domain, followed by covalent anchoring to some some component of the (usually Gram-negative) cell surface. Many PEP-CTERM proteins exhibit an unusual sequence composition that includes large numbers of potential glycosylation sites. Expression of one such protein has been shown restore the ability of a bacterium to form floc, a type of biofilm.), yielding MKCLTIATATVLGVTALAAPAEAFTIFSDRSLFESQLDAFIVDDYSDPGYSAGDLLDTPTFDRHSDASMSSILGEAQYTSTGFPDNNFILGQSSGDPYYCAGCNGSFLLDFTSTSVGTSDGVFGVGFDIEGVEEGVLGTVAFVTFGDGSTDNFFLPEFVDAFWGITSDLQISSIAFGLENGDTNTDNSVQRMALDNLTIGSGETAADVPEPASTLAFLALGATAAGAAMKKKQTA